The Flaviramulus sp. BrNp1-15 genome has a window encoding:
- a CDS encoding ferredoxin--NADP reductase, with protein MSSFHKLAIKDIQKLTDKSISISFDVPENLKDTYAFKAGQYITLKALINGEEVRRDYSLCVSPKSGELKVAIKEVEDGTFSAYANNILKVGDTLEVASPNGRFIFEPNDKKTKNIAAFAAGSGITPILSIIKCALEEEVHSQVILVYGNKTTADTMFLNELLELQHQYKDRFSIQFVFSQQDEDDSIFGRIEKSTVNYVMKNKHKHIEVDAFYLCGPEAMIHTVKDVLTEHDIDENRIHFELFKASKAAEAIEMEESHVPAGKTKITITVDDETATFEMSQKQTILEAALDEDLDAPYSCQGGICSSCLARIKEGEATMRQNNILTESEVAEGLILTCQAHPTTSTIVVDYDDV; from the coding sequence ATGTCATCATTTCATAAACTTGCAATTAAAGACATTCAAAAGTTAACCGATAAATCTATTAGTATTTCTTTTGATGTTCCAGAAAATCTAAAAGACACCTATGCTTTTAAAGCTGGTCAATACATTACTTTGAAAGCTTTAATTAATGGCGAAGAAGTGCGACGCGATTATTCGTTATGCGTTTCACCTAAAAGTGGTGAGTTAAAAGTAGCCATTAAAGAAGTTGAAGATGGAACGTTTTCTGCTTACGCAAATAATATCTTAAAAGTTGGTGACACTTTAGAGGTAGCTTCACCAAACGGGCGTTTTATTTTTGAACCTAACGACAAAAAAACTAAAAACATTGCTGCTTTTGCTGCAGGAAGCGGTATTACACCAATTTTAAGCATTATAAAATGTGCTTTAGAAGAAGAAGTACACAGTCAAGTAATTTTGGTTTACGGTAATAAAACAACCGCAGACACCATGTTTTTAAATGAGCTTTTAGAACTTCAACATCAATATAAAGACCGTTTTTCTATTCAGTTTGTATTTAGTCAACAAGATGAAGATGACTCTATTTTTGGTAGAATTGAAAAAAGTACGGTTAATTATGTCATGAAAAACAAACACAAACATATTGAGGTTGATGCTTTTTACCTTTGCGGGCCAGAAGCTATGATTCATACTGTAAAAGATGTTTTGACTGAGCATGATATTGATGAAAACAGAATTCATTTCGAGCTTTTTAAAGCATCAAAAGCTGCTGAAGCTATTGAAATGGAAGAAAGCCATGTACCAGCTGGAAAAACAAAAATTACCATTACAGTTGACGACGAAACTGCAACTTTTGAAATGTCTCAAAAACAAACCATTCTTGAAGCTGCTTTAGACGAAGATTTAGACGCACCATATTCTTGCCAAGGCGGAATTTGTAGTAGTTGTTTAGCACGAATAAAAGAAGGCGAAGCTACTATGAGACAAAATAATATTTTAACAGAAAGTGAAGTTGCCGAAGGCTTAATTTTAACCTGTCAAGCACATCCAACAACCTCAACTATTGTTGTTGATTATGATGATGTTTAA
- a CDS encoding DUF2059 domain-containing protein: MRKVLLACLFALVTVVQVNAQENTEFKNETVEFLKLTGAGAAFENAIDQIGTMVSAENKEAYIKEANGTLVGLYDKMADLYMAEFTQDEIKELVAFYNTNLGKKLAEKQLGLTQKAMMFGQSWGMEVQAIAQKYN; the protein is encoded by the coding sequence ATGAGAAAAGTTTTACTAGCATGTTTATTCGCTTTAGTTACTGTAGTACAAGTTAATGCGCAAGAAAACACTGAGTTTAAAAACGAAACAGTTGAGTTTTTAAAGCTTACAGGAGCCGGAGCAGCCTTTGAAAATGCTATTGACCAAATTGGAACCATGGTTTCAGCTGAAAATAAAGAGGCTTATATTAAAGAAGCTAATGGAACTTTAGTTGGACTTTACGATAAAATGGCAGACTTATACATGGCAGAGTTTACTCAAGATGAAATAAAAGAATTGGTAGCTTTCTATAATACTAATTTAGGAAAAAAATTAGCAGAAAAACAGCTTGGATTAACACAAAAAGCGATGATGTTCGGTCAGAGTTGGGGTATGGAAGTTCAAGCTATTGCCCAAAAATATAACTAA
- a CDS encoding DUF5687 family protein, translated as MIKHFLNLEWKSFFRSASFGKSLGIKIFMGLFALYFMGMFLFIGFFMDKILKKVYPDLDPLVAFSGLIFFWILGDLVIRFFFQKLPVMSVKPLLTLPIKRGKIVNYVLGKSALSFFNFLPLFAVVPFSIKLIYSGYDATTVLVWLLTIILLTLINNFLNFIIESLSAETELSFLPIILFVGALYGLNYFEIINISGALSKGITAIYETPIFILIPVLILIGLYIYNFKILRQKLFLDSGLKTEVKEVNASNLEWTKNFGDIAPFMQLDLKLIWRNKRTKSAVWIMAIGLLYGLFFYPQPTYQNQEWFFVFIGVFSTGIFLINFGQFIPAWDSGYYKLLMSQNIKYEQYLKSKFTLMAVSVVILFVLGIPYVFFGWKILLAHFACAIYNIGVNTHVILYGGSFNRKKIDLSQKAAFNYQGTGAVQWLIGIPLLILPMGLFALFYFLIGFEIACLIISIIGVVGIVLHQKLMKAITVKYLESKYKIIDAFDQNN; from the coding sequence ATGATAAAGCATTTTTTAAATTTAGAATGGAAGTCTTTTTTTAGGTCTGCTAGTTTTGGAAAAAGCTTAGGGATTAAAATATTTATGGGTCTTTTTGCCCTGTATTTCATGGGTATGTTTTTATTCATAGGATTTTTTATGGATAAAATTTTAAAGAAGGTATACCCGGATTTAGACCCCTTAGTAGCTTTTAGCGGATTGATATTCTTTTGGATTTTAGGCGACTTAGTTATTCGGTTTTTCTTCCAAAAATTACCAGTAATGAGTGTAAAGCCATTATTAACCTTACCAATTAAAAGAGGTAAAATTGTAAATTATGTTTTAGGGAAATCAGCGTTATCTTTTTTTAATTTCCTGCCGTTATTTGCAGTTGTTCCTTTTAGTATTAAACTTATATATAGCGGTTATGATGCAACAACAGTTTTAGTTTGGTTGTTAACAATAATACTTTTAACGCTAATCAATAACTTTCTTAATTTTATTATTGAAAGCTTATCGGCAGAAACCGAATTATCTTTTTTGCCAATTATTCTTTTTGTTGGTGCACTTTATGGGTTAAATTATTTTGAAATCATAAATATTTCTGGAGCGCTTTCTAAAGGAATTACAGCAATTTATGAAACGCCTATATTTATTCTAATACCTGTTTTAATATTAATAGGTCTTTACATTTATAACTTTAAGATTTTAAGACAGAAATTATTTTTAGATAGTGGCTTAAAAACAGAAGTAAAAGAGGTAAATGCATCTAATCTAGAGTGGACCAAAAACTTTGGAGATATAGCACCATTTATGCAATTAGATTTAAAGTTGATTTGGCGTAACAAACGAACCAAGTCTGCAGTTTGGATTATGGCTATAGGATTACTTTACGGATTGTTTTTTTATCCGCAACCCACGTATCAAAATCAAGAATGGTTTTTTGTTTTTATTGGTGTTTTCTCAACAGGTATTTTTTTAATTAATTTTGGTCAATTTATTCCAGCTTGGGATAGCGGTTATTACAAATTACTTATGAGCCAGAATATTAAATACGAACAGTATTTAAAATCTAAATTCACTTTAATGGCTGTAAGTGTAGTTATATTATTCGTGTTAGGTATTCCTTATGTCTTTTTTGGTTGGAAAATTTTACTGGCACATTTTGCCTGTGCCATTTATAATATTGGCGTAAACACCCATGTAATTTTATATGGAGGTTCGTTTAACAGAAAAAAAATAGACTTATCACAAAAAGCAGCATTTAATTACCAAGGCACGGGCGCAGTACAGTGGCTTATAGGGATTCCTTTGTTGATTCTTCCAATGGGATTATTTGCTTTGTTTTATTTTTTAATTGGGTTTGAAATAGCCTGTTTAATAATATCAATTATTGGAGTAGTAGGTATTGTGCTTCATCAAAAATTAATGAAAGCTATTACAGTAAAATACTTAGAATCAAAATATAAAATCATTGATGCTTTCGATCAAAACAACTAA
- a CDS encoding ABC transporter ATP-binding protein, with protein sequence MITTYNLSKKYGGNQVLNIESLDIPKGQSFGLVGNNGAGKTTYFSLLLDLIQPTTGHIKSNNIQVNESEDWKPFTSAFIDESFLIGYLTAEEYFYFIGELRGQNKADVDKLVSQFEDFFHGEILGQKKYLRDLSKGNQKKAGIVAALIGNPEIIILDEPFANLDPTTQIRLKGIIKDLGEKQGVTVLISSHDLMHVTDVCERIVVLEKGEVVKDLKTSEATLKELEAHFSN encoded by the coding sequence ATGATTACAACATATAATTTATCAAAAAAATACGGTGGCAACCAAGTTTTAAATATAGAGTCTTTAGATATTCCTAAAGGTCAAAGTTTTGGTTTAGTTGGAAATAATGGAGCTGGAAAAACCACCTATTTCAGTTTACTTTTAGATTTAATTCAACCAACAACAGGCCACATAAAAAGCAACAATATACAGGTAAATGAAAGTGAAGACTGGAAACCTTTTACATCTGCATTTATTGACGAGAGCTTTTTAATAGGTTATCTAACTGCCGAAGAATATTTTTATTTCATAGGCGAGTTACGTGGGCAAAATAAAGCCGATGTAGATAAACTAGTTTCTCAGTTTGAAGACTTTTTTCACGGCGAAATATTAGGGCAAAAAAAATATTTACGTGATTTAAGTAAAGGAAATCAAAAGAAGGCTGGTATTGTGGCTGCTCTTATTGGAAATCCTGAGATTATTATTTTAGATGAACCTTTTGCTAATTTAGATCCAACAACACAAATCCGCCTTAAAGGCATCATCAAAGATTTAGGCGAAAAGCAAGGCGTTACCGTTTTAATTTCTAGTCATGATTTAATGCATGTTACCGATGTTTGCGAACGTATTGTGGTGTTAGAAAAAGGAGAAGTTGTAAAAGATTTAAAAACTAGTGAAGCTACATTAAAAGAGTTAGAAGCGCATTTCTCAAATTAG
- a CDS encoding polymer-forming cytoskeletal protein, with protein MFSDSKKDKQMAESTSSQNIIAQDTKLVGDFNSKGDFRIDGTIEGNIKTSGKVVVGKAGLIKGTLQGTDAYFEGKFSGKLALSGTLTLKASAHIEGEVSVAKLAVEPGANFNVTCMMKGAVKDINNGGHQRKSETEKTA; from the coding sequence ATGTTCTCTGATAGTAAAAAAGACAAACAAATGGCAGAAAGCACATCAAGTCAAAATATAATTGCACAAGACACGAAATTAGTTGGCGATTTTAATAGTAAAGGCGATTTTAGAATTGACGGAACCATAGAAGGCAACATTAAAACCTCTGGGAAAGTAGTAGTAGGTAAAGCAGGTTTAATAAAAGGCACGTTGCAAGGAACAGATGCTTATTTTGAAGGTAAATTTTCAGGTAAACTAGCTTTGTCGGGCACTTTAACTTTAAAGGCATCAGCACATATAGAAGGTGAAGTTTCTGTGGCTAAATTAGCGGTAGAACCTGGAGCTAATTTTAATGTAACTTGCATGATGAAAGGTGCTGTAAAAGACATAAATAATGGCGGACACCAACGAAAATCGGAAACCGAAAAAACAGCTTAA
- a CDS encoding AtpZ/AtpI family protein has product MGITIYLFVLLGKWLDSNYNDGDKLYVIIMTLLGVAISLYAVLKQVNRIKY; this is encoded by the coding sequence ATGGGTATAACTATCTACTTGTTTGTATTGTTGGGTAAATGGTTAGACTCGAATTATAATGACGGTGATAAACTATACGTTATAATAATGACACTTCTTGGTGTAGCTATTTCGCTTTATGCTGTTCTTAAACAAGTCAATAGAATTAAATATTAA
- the atpB gene encoding F0F1 ATP synthase subunit A gives MRRKISLKPITLFLLLITFASYGKEQEGHGEEKTGKTTKEEVKEYIQHHLKDSYDFNLFSYTTDEGESKHVGFPLPVILWDNGLKVFSSSKFHHGETVAEVGGDYYKLHHSKIYKVDGPNGEIIEDEDHHATNEKPLDFSITKNVSLIFLVFGIMFFMFSRMAKAYKNNNGMPKGTGRFLEPIVLYVRDEIAIPNIGEKHYKRYMSYLLTVFFFVWIINLFGLTPIGMNLTNNIAVTLCLALITYFITTFSGNKNYWKHIFWMPGVPVPMKIILAPIELLGTIIKPFALMIRLYANITAGHVVLMSIIGMIFLFQNWLGSSLSLLLAFVLAILELLVAALQAYIFTVLSALYFGMAVEEHHDEAH, from the coding sequence ATGCGAAGAAAAATATCTTTAAAACCAATAACATTATTTCTACTTTTAATAACCTTTGCTTCTTATGGAAAAGAGCAAGAGGGTCACGGTGAAGAAAAAACCGGTAAAACCACAAAGGAAGAAGTAAAAGAATATATTCAACACCACTTAAAAGATTCTTACGATTTTAATTTGTTTTCATACACAACAGATGAAGGCGAATCTAAACATGTTGGATTCCCGTTGCCTGTAATTTTATGGGATAATGGTTTAAAAGTGTTTTCTTCATCTAAATTTCATCACGGTGAAACTGTTGCAGAAGTTGGTGGTGATTACTACAAATTACATCACTCAAAAATTTACAAGGTTGATGGGCCAAATGGAGAGATTATTGAGGATGAGGACCATCACGCTACAAATGAAAAGCCTTTAGATTTTTCAATCACAAAGAATGTTTCTTTAATTTTCTTGGTTTTCGGAATTATGTTTTTCATGTTTAGCAGAATGGCTAAAGCTTATAAAAATAATAACGGTATGCCAAAAGGTACGGGTCGTTTCTTAGAGCCTATTGTGCTTTATGTGCGTGATGAAATTGCAATACCTAATATTGGAGAGAAGCATTACAAAAGATACATGAGTTATTTATTAACAGTGTTTTTCTTTGTATGGATAATAAACCTATTTGGTTTAACGCCAATAGGAATGAACTTAACAAACAATATAGCGGTAACACTGTGTTTGGCGCTTATAACATATTTTATCACAACGTTTTCAGGAAATAAAAACTATTGGAAGCATATTTTTTGGATGCCAGGTGTGCCAGTTCCAATGAAAATAATATTAGCACCAATAGAGTTATTAGGAACAATTATTAAACCATTCGCTTTAATGATTCGTTTGTATGCTAATATTACAGCAGGACACGTTGTTTTAATGAGTATAATAGGGATGATATTTTTATTCCAAAATTGGTTGGGTAGTTCATTGTCGCTATTATTAGCATTTGTTTTAGCTATTTTAGAGTTGCTAGTTGCAGCTTTACAAGCATATATTTTCACAGTGCTTTCAGCATTATACTTTGGTATGGCCGTTGAAGAGCATCATGATGAAGCACATTAA
- the atpE gene encoding ATP synthase F0 subunit C: MEIPAIVGAGLVVIGAGIGIGRIGGSAMEAIARQPEATGKIQTAMLIAAALIEGIGFAALFAVN; the protein is encoded by the coding sequence ATGGAAATTCCAGCTATCGTAGGTGCAGGTTTAGTAGTAATTGGAGCAGGTATTGGTATTGGTAGAATCGGTGGTTCTGCTATGGAAGCAATCGCTCGTCAACCTGAAGCTACAGGAAAAATTCAAACAGCTATGCTTATTGCAGCGGCTTTAATTGAAGGTATTGGTTTCGCAGCATTATTTGCTGTAAACTAA
- a CDS encoding F0F1 ATP synthase subunit B, producing MGKLFEDFSLGLFFWQAVLFIALILLLKKFAWKPILDSVNDREEGIKNALDSAEKAKLEMENLQADNQKLLKEARAEREAMLKEARDMKNKMIEDAKGEAQEQANKMIQQAQAAIESEKKAAMAELKSHVAGLSIDIAEKVVREELSNKDKQLKLVETMLGEKSLN from the coding sequence ATGGGAAAATTATTTGAAGACTTTTCATTAGGATTGTTTTTTTGGCAAGCTGTATTATTTATAGCATTAATTCTTTTATTAAAGAAATTTGCTTGGAAACCAATTTTAGATTCTGTTAACGATAGAGAAGAAGGTATTAAAAATGCATTAGATTCTGCTGAAAAAGCAAAATTAGAAATGGAAAACCTTCAGGCAGATAATCAAAAGTTACTAAAAGAAGCTAGAGCTGAGCGTGAAGCGATGTTAAAAGAAGCACGCGACATGAAAAATAAGATGATTGAAGATGCAAAAGGGGAAGCTCAAGAGCAAGCAAATAAAATGATTCAGCAAGCACAAGCTGCTATTGAAAGCGAAAAGAAAGCTGCTATGGCAGAACTTAAAAGTCATGTAGCAGGATTATCTATAGATATTGCAGAAAAAGTGGTTCGCGAAGAATTATCTAACAAAGACAAACAATTAAAATTGGTTGAAACTATGTTAGGTGAAAAATCATTAAACTAA
- the atpH gene encoding ATP synthase F1 subunit delta, whose protein sequence is MSGARAAIRYAKAVLSLASDLKSADAVNNDMKLIANTIAESKDLSEMLQSPVVSSSVKKSVLSEVFKKSNKTTLGLIDILNNNNRINILSDVAVKYNQLFDQSKGIELATVTTAIALTPELEKKALAKAKELTGKNVEIENIIDESILGGFILRVGDVQYNASVANQLNKLKREFTLN, encoded by the coding sequence ATGTCAGGAGCAAGAGCAGCAATACGTTACGCAAAAGCAGTATTAAGTTTAGCATCAGATCTAAAATCAGCAGATGCTGTGAATAATGATATGAAGTTAATTGCTAATACTATTGCAGAAAGTAAAGATTTAAGCGAGATGCTTCAAAGCCCTGTAGTATCTTCTTCAGTAAAGAAATCAGTTTTATCAGAGGTTTTCAAAAAATCGAATAAAACGACATTAGGCTTAATCGATATTTTAAATAATAATAACAGAATAAACATTTTAAGTGATGTTGCTGTAAAATATAATCAGTTATTCGATCAATCAAAAGGTATTGAGCTTGCAACTGTAACAACAGCAATAGCATTAACTCCAGAATTAGAGAAAAAAGCTTTGGCTAAAGCTAAAGAGCTTACTGGAAAAAATGTTGAAATAGAAAATATTATAGATGAAAGCATTTTAGGTGGTTTCATTTTACGAGTTGGAGACGTGCAATACAACGCAAGTGTTGCAAATCAACTTAACAAACTAAAAAGAGAATTTACATTAAACTAA
- the atpA gene encoding F0F1 ATP synthase subunit alpha, whose amino-acid sequence MAEVKPAEISAILKQQLSGFEAGASLDEVGTVLTVGDGIVRAYGLANAQYGELVEFDGGLEGIVLNLEEDNVGIVLLGASVGVREGSTVKRTGRIASINVGEGIVGRVVDTLGNPIDGKGPISGETYEMPLERKAPGVIFREPVTEPLQTGIKSIDAMIPVGRGQRELVIGDRQTGKTAVCIDTILNQKEFYDAGEPVYCIYVAVGQKASTVALIAKTLEEKGALAYTTIVAANASDPAPMQVYAPFAGAAIGEYFRDTGRPALIIYDDLSKQAVAYREVSLLLRRPPGREAYPGDVFYLHSRLLERSAKVINDDEIAKDMNDLPDSLKPLVKGGGSLTALPIIETQAGDVSAYIPTNVISITDGQIFLDGDLFNSGVRPAINVGISVSRVGGNAQIKSMKKVAGTLKLDQAQFRELEAFAKFGSDLDAVTLNVIEKGKRNVEILKQAQNDPFKVEDQIAIIYAGSKNLLRDVPVEKVKEFERDYLEFLKAKHAGVLSTLKAGKLTDEVTDTLTAVAKDLSGKYRN is encoded by the coding sequence ATGGCAGAAGTAAAACCAGCTGAAATATCAGCAATCTTAAAACAACAACTTTCAGGTTTTGAAGCGGGAGCTTCATTAGATGAGGTAGGAACTGTATTAACTGTAGGTGATGGTATTGTACGTGCTTATGGATTAGCTAACGCTCAATATGGTGAGTTAGTAGAATTCGATGGCGGACTAGAAGGTATTGTACTTAACCTTGAAGAAGATAATGTTGGTATTGTATTATTAGGAGCTTCAGTAGGAGTTAGAGAAGGCTCAACAGTAAAACGTACTGGTCGTATCGCTTCTATAAATGTTGGTGAAGGTATTGTTGGTCGTGTTGTAGATACTTTAGGTAATCCAATAGACGGTAAAGGTCCTATTTCTGGAGAAACTTACGAAATGCCTCTAGAGCGTAAAGCTCCTGGAGTTATTTTCCGTGAGCCTGTAACAGAACCGTTACAAACAGGTATTAAGTCTATTGATGCAATGATTCCTGTTGGTCGTGGTCAACGTGAGTTGGTTATTGGCGACCGTCAAACAGGTAAAACAGCAGTTTGTATTGATACCATCTTAAATCAAAAAGAATTTTACGATGCAGGTGAGCCTGTATATTGTATATATGTTGCCGTTGGTCAAAAAGCATCAACAGTAGCTTTAATTGCTAAAACATTAGAAGAAAAAGGCGCTTTGGCTTATACTACTATTGTTGCGGCTAATGCATCAGATCCTGCACCAATGCAAGTTTATGCTCCTTTCGCAGGTGCTGCAATTGGTGAGTATTTTAGAGATACAGGTCGTCCAGCTTTAATTATCTATGACGATTTATCTAAACAAGCTGTTGCTTACCGTGAGGTGTCGTTATTATTACGTCGTCCACCAGGACGTGAGGCGTATCCAGGTGACGTTTTCTATCTTCACTCTAGATTATTAGAGCGTTCTGCAAAAGTTATCAATGATGATGAGATCGCGAAAGATATGAATGACCTTCCAGATTCATTAAAACCTTTAGTAAAAGGTGGTGGTTCGTTAACAGCACTTCCAATTATTGAAACTCAAGCAGGTGACGTGTCGGCATATATTCCAACAAACGTAATTTCTATTACAGACGGGCAGATATTCTTAGATGGAGATTTATTTAACTCAGGTGTACGTCCAGCAATCAATGTAGGTATTTCAGTATCTCGTGTTGGTGGTAACGCACAGATTAAATCTATGAAAAAAGTAGCAGGTACATTAAAATTAGATCAAGCTCAGTTCCGTGAATTAGAAGCATTTGCTAAGTTCGGTTCAGATCTAGATGCGGTTACTTTAAATGTAATTGAAAAAGGAAAACGTAATGTTGAAATTTTAAAGCAGGCGCAAAACGATCCATTTAAAGTTGAAGATCAAATTGCTATTATTTATGCAGGATCTAAAAACTTGTTAAGAGACGTTCCTGTTGAAAAAGTAAAAGAATTTGAAAGAGATTATTTAGAGTTCTTAAAAGCAAAACACGCAGGTGTATTAAGTACTTTAAAAGCAGGTAAATTAACTGATGAAGTTACAGATACATTAACAGCTGTAGCAAAAGATTTATCAGGAAAGTATAGAAACTAA
- a CDS encoding four helix bundle protein, giving the protein MSYQKSGNAIVDKSFYFACDIVTYAEELKEKRYFEIANQLLKSGTSIGANVRESQRGVSTKDFKNKLGIALKEADETSFWLERYRRN; this is encoded by the coding sequence ATGAGTTATCAAAAAAGTGGCAACGCTATAGTAGACAAAAGTTTTTATTTTGCTTGTGATATTGTTACTTATGCTGAAGAACTCAAAGAAAAACGTTATTTTGAAATAGCAAATCAATTGCTGAAATCGGGCACTAGTATAGGTGCAAATGTGAGAGAATCACAAAGGGGTGTCAGCACAAAAGATTTTAAAAATAAATTAGGAATTGCTCTTAAAGAAGCTGACGAAACATCCTTTTGGTTGGAACGTTATAGAAGAAACTAA
- the atpG gene encoding ATP synthase F1 subunit gamma, protein MANLKEIRNRISSVSSTMQITSAMKMVSAAKLKKAQDAITAMRPYADKLTELLQSLSATLDADSGSKFSAQREVKKVLIVAITSNRGLAGAFNSNIIKEVNRLTSETYANQEVSYLAVGKKANDAFKKTNRVVANKSDVYDDLTFDNVAEIAELLMDKFVAEEFDKIEIVYNKFKNAATQIVLTEQFLPIVPVEGAANVNADYIFEPSKVEIVEQLIPKSLKTQLYKGIRDSFASEHGARMTAMHKATDNATELRDQLKLTYNKARQAAITNEILEIVGGAEALNN, encoded by the coding sequence ATGGCAAACTTAAAAGAAATACGTAACAGAATATCATCAGTATCTTCAACGATGCAGATTACCAGTGCCATGAAAATGGTATCTGCTGCTAAGTTAAAGAAAGCTCAAGATGCTATTACAGCTATGAGACCTTATGCAGATAAGTTAACAGAGCTTTTACAAAGTTTAAGTGCTACTTTAGATGCTGACTCTGGAAGTAAATTTTCTGCGCAACGCGAAGTAAAAAAAGTTTTAATTGTTGCGATTACATCTAATAGAGGTTTAGCAGGAGCTTTTAATTCGAATATCATTAAAGAAGTTAACAGATTGACTTCTGAAACTTATGCTAATCAAGAAGTATCTTATTTGGCGGTTGGTAAAAAGGCAAATGATGCATTTAAAAAAACCAATAGAGTTGTAGCTAATAAAAGTGATGTTTATGATGATTTAACCTTTGATAATGTTGCTGAAATAGCTGAGTTATTAATGGATAAATTTGTAGCGGAAGAGTTTGATAAAATTGAAATTGTTTACAATAAATTTAAAAACGCAGCAACTCAAATAGTTCTAACGGAGCAGTTTTTACCAATAGTTCCTGTTGAAGGTGCTGCAAATGTAAACGCAGATTATATTTTTGAGCCATCTAAAGTTGAAATCGTTGAGCAATTAATTCCTAAGTCTTTAAAAACACAATTATATAAAGGCATTAGAGATTCTTTTGCAAGCGAACACGGTGCACGTATGACAGCAATGCATAAAGCAACTGATAACGCAACAGAACTTAGAGATCAGCTTAAATTAACATATAATAAAGCGCGTCAAGCAGCCATTACTAATGAAATATTAGAAATTGTTGGTGGTGCTGAAGCCTTGAATAATTAG